One stretch of Glycine soja cultivar W05 chromosome 7, ASM419377v2, whole genome shotgun sequence DNA includes these proteins:
- the LOC114417904 gene encoding splicing factor, arginine/serine-rich 19-like: protein MAMALVSLNTIHTSPSSSSSFSSPKPYSSSNYAPPLTLLPRFRRHLVRMAPDEEKMTRRSPLDFPIEWERPKPGRRPDIFPQFSPMKTPLPPPLPADPPEEDEEEEEKKEEEQEPDKEEPDKPDKPEKQ from the exons ATGGCCATGGCTTTGGTGAGCCTCAACACCATTCATACAtcgccttcttcttcttcttcgttttcaTCTCCCAAACCTTATTCTTCCTCCAACTATGCACCACCTCTCACCCTCCTTCCACGCTTTCGGAGGCACCTCGTTCGTATGGCTCCCGACGAGGAGAAGATGACTCGCCGTTCCCCTCTCGATTTCCCCATC GAGTGGGAAAGGCCTAAGCCTGGACGAAGACCGGATATATTCCCTCAATTTAGTCCAATGAAGACACCTTTGCCGCCTCCGTTGCCTGCAGATCCTCCagaagaggatgaagaggaggaagaaaagaaagaggaagagCAAGAACCTGATAAGGAGGAGCCAGATAAGCCAGACAAGCCAGAAAAGCAATAG